Proteins encoded in a region of the Halarcobacter mediterraneus genome:
- a CDS encoding MsnO8 family LLM class oxidoreductase encodes MQLKLSVLDQSPIHDNKEPKEGLHDTLKLAKACEEFGFYRYWCAEHHDTPGYASASPEIMVGAVASVTSKIKVGSGGVMLNHYSAYKVAETFNALNALYGDRIDLGIGRANGANFLSARALHNKNSDSYTKKTYDLIGFLDDTIAEDECFHEVGVSPKQDSFVPVYLLGSSDGSSSLAAQVGAGFCLALFIGTHDRPKQIIDTYKKQFRPSKNFLKPKAMIAVACICAQTKEKAIEIATTHTYWKVQAFRHSVRDGLFSPKDVEKLYEELSYEDKLYYHETMETMILGTPKECKKQIERLAKEYEVDEVMIVNVTYSFEDRLNSYKLLAQEFNLDKGR; translated from the coding sequence ATGCAATTAAAACTTAGTGTATTAGATCAGTCACCAATTCATGATAATAAAGAGCCTAAAGAAGGTTTACATGATACTTTAAAATTAGCAAAGGCTTGTGAAGAATTTGGTTTTTATAGATATTGGTGTGCAGAACATCATGATACACCAGGATATGCAAGTGCTAGTCCAGAAATTATGGTTGGTGCAGTTGCAAGTGTAACTTCTAAAATAAAAGTTGGAAGTGGTGGAGTTATGCTAAATCATTATAGTGCATATAAAGTAGCAGAAACATTTAATGCTTTAAATGCACTTTATGGAGATAGAATTGATTTAGGAATTGGTAGAGCAAATGGTGCAAATTTTTTAAGTGCAAGAGCTTTACATAATAAAAATAGTGATTCATATACAAAAAAAACTTATGATTTAATAGGGTTTTTAGATGATACTATTGCCGAAGATGAATGTTTTCATGAAGTTGGAGTTTCTCCAAAACAAGATAGTTTTGTTCCTGTATATTTATTGGGTTCTAGTGATGGAAGTTCATCTTTAGCTGCTCAAGTGGGAGCAGGGTTTTGTTTGGCTTTATTTATAGGAACTCATGATAGACCAAAGCAAATAATAGACACTTATAAAAAACAATTTAGACCATCAAAGAATTTTTTAAAACCTAAAGCAATGATAGCTGTAGCTTGTATTTGTGCCCAAACAAAAGAAAAAGCAATAGAAATTGCCACAACTCATACTTATTGGAAAGTGCAAGCTTTTAGACATAGTGTAAGAGATGGACTATTTTCTCCAAAAGATGTAGAAAAACTTTATGAAGAGTTGTCTTATGAAGATAAACTTTATTATCATGAAACTATGGAAACAATGATTTTAGGAACACCAAAAGAGTGTAAAAAACAAATAGAAAGATTAGCAAAAGAGTACGAAGTTGATGAGGTTATGATTGTAAATGTAACTTACTCTTTTGAGGATAGATTAAATTCATATAAACTCTTAGCTCAAGAGTTTAATTTAGATAAAGGAAGATAA
- a CDS encoding 2-hydroxymuconate tautomerase, which produces MPIATINIIEGRTDEQKEKLIEKVTQAIHEAIDAPIPNIRVMLNEMPKQHFGIAGQSAKKLGR; this is translated from the coding sequence ATGCCAATAGCAACAATAAACATTATTGAAGGTCGAACAGATGAGCAAAAAGAGAAGCTGATTGAAAAAGTAACTCAAGCAATTCATGAAGCAATAGATGCTCCTATTCCAAATATAAGAGTTATGTTAAATGAAATGCCAAAACAACATTTTGGTATAGCAGGACAAAGTGCAAAAAAACTAGGAAGATAA
- the dmpH gene encoding 2-oxo-3-hexenedioate decarboxylase, producing MSLDKATIEKLAHHCEDAELQAYEITKITDDYPDMTYEDAYDIQWTARANKEAKGHKIVGMKMGLTSQAKMKQMGVPNPCYGYLADYFSYGDGAEIKIDELIHPKVEAEIAFVLKSDLSGPGCHIGDVLAATDFVMPAVEIIDSRYKDFKFDLKSVIADNSSSSRYVTGGQARSIDGLDLKTLGVVMEINGEIVELGAGAAVLGHPATAIAMLANMLAERGEKLRAGEYILSGAITAATSVKKGDNVTVKFQDLGTVSFRFV from the coding sequence ATGAGTTTAGATAAAGCAACTATAGAAAAACTTGCACATCATTGTGAAGATGCTGAATTACAAGCATATGAGATAACTAAAATTACAGATGATTATCCAGATATGACCTATGAAGATGCTTATGATATTCAATGGACTGCAAGAGCAAATAAAGAAGCTAAAGGTCATAAAATTGTAGGTATGAAAATGGGTCTTACCTCACAAGCAAAAATGAAGCAAATGGGTGTACCAAATCCTTGTTATGGATATTTAGCTGATTATTTTTCATATGGTGATGGAGCAGAAATTAAGATTGATGAATTAATTCATCCAAAAGTTGAAGCAGAAATTGCATTTGTTTTAAAAAGTGATTTAAGTGGACCTGGTTGTCATATTGGAGATGTTTTAGCTGCAACTGATTTTGTTATGCCTGCTGTTGAGATTATTGATTCAAGATATAAAGATTTTAAATTTGATTTAAAATCTGTTATTGCTGATAATTCATCATCTTCAAGATATGTAACAGGTGGACAAGCAAGAAGTATTGATGGACTTGATTTGAAAACTCTTGGAGTTGTTATGGAAATCAATGGTGAAATTGTGGAATTAGGAGCAGGAGCTGCTGTTCTTGGACATCCAGCCACTGCAATTGCTATGCTTGCAAATATGTTAGCAGAACGTGGCGAAAAATTAAGAGCTGGAGAGTATATCCTTTCAGGAGCAATTACAGCTGCAACAAGTGTAAAAAAAGGTGATAATGTAACAGTGAAGTTTCAAGATTTAGGTACAGTATCATTTAGATTTGTGTAG
- the dmpG gene encoding 4-hydroxy-2-oxovalerate aldolase, with translation MNLKGKKVTIHDMSLRDGMHSIRHQFTLEEMASMSKAMDEAGVPMIEVTHGDGLGGSSLNYGYGKHTDEEWIETAVSSVKNAKVSALLLPGIGIVKDLERAVEKGISTVRVATHCTEADVSAQHIKAAVEMGLDTVGFLMMAHMVTPEKLLEEASKMVSYGANCIYATDSAGYMLPDDVSERIAILKKEFGDDIEIGFHGHNNMSMGVANSLAAIEAGATRIDASLAGFGAGSGNTATEVLVAVLNRMGVETGIDLHKIEDAAEDIALPIMGKPTRISRDSITLGYAGVYSSFLLFARRAQEKYGIDARTLLLELGRRGMVGGQEDMIEDLALDMAKERG, from the coding sequence ATGAATTTAAAAGGTAAGAAAGTAACAATTCATGACATGTCTTTAAGAGATGGTATGCACTCTATTAGACATCAATTTACATTAGAAGAAATGGCTTCTATGTCTAAAGCTATGGATGAAGCAGGTGTTCCTATGATTGAAGTAACACATGGAGATGGTTTAGGTGGAAGTTCTCTTAACTATGGATATGGAAAACATACAGATGAAGAGTGGATTGAAACAGCAGTATCAAGTGTAAAAAATGCAAAAGTTTCTGCTTTATTACTTCCTGGAATTGGAATTGTAAAAGATTTGGAAAGAGCTGTAGAAAAAGGAATATCAACAGTTAGAGTAGCAACTCATTGTACTGAAGCTGATGTATCAGCACAGCATATAAAAGCAGCAGTTGAAATGGGACTTGATACAGTTGGATTTTTAATGATGGCACATATGGTAACTCCTGAGAAGTTATTAGAAGAGGCTTCTAAAATGGTTTCTTATGGTGCGAATTGTATCTATGCTACAGATTCAGCTGGATATATGTTACCTGATGATGTAAGTGAAAGAATAGCAATACTTAAAAAAGAGTTTGGAGATGATATTGAAATAGGTTTTCATGGACATAATAATATGTCAATGGGCGTTGCAAACTCTTTAGCGGCAATTGAAGCAGGAGCTACTAGAATAGATGCTTCTTTAGCAGGTTTTGGAGCTGGTTCTGGAAATACAGCAACTGAAGTTTTAGTTGCTGTATTAAATAGAATGGGGGTAGAAACTGGAATTGATTTACATAAAATAGAAGATGCAGCAGAAGATATTGCTCTTCCTATTATGGGGAAACCAACAAGAATTTCAAGAGACTCTATTACACTTGGGTATGCAGGAGTTTATTCTTCATTCTTATTATTTGCAAGAAGAGCTCAAGAAAAATATGGAATTGATGCAAGAACACTTTTATTAGAACTTGGAAGAAGAGGAATGGTAGGTGGTCAAGAAGATATGATTGAAGATTTAGCATTAGATATGGCAAAAGAGAGAGGATAA
- a CDS encoding acetaldehyde dehydrogenase (acetylating) translates to MEKINCALIGSGNIGTDLMYKLQRSEILNPLWMVGIDPESDGLKKAKDAGMKITHEGVDGLLPFIKEDGVKIAFDATSAYVHGENNRKLAEQGVMVIDLTPAAIGPFCVPSVNIDELLAQNTQNVNMVTCGGQATIPMVAAVSSVQEVDYAEIIATVASKSAGPGTRANIDEFTETTALGIEKVGNVKKGKAIIILNPAEPPLMMRDTVHCQTVDEPNKEEITKSVQEMVKKIQQFVPGYKLKNGPVFDGNKVSIFLEVEGLGDYLPKYAGNLDIITAAATNIAEKMAEKIKGA, encoded by the coding sequence ATGGAAAAAATTAATTGTGCTTTAATTGGGTCTGGAAATATTGGAACAGACTTGATGTATAAACTTCAAAGAAGTGAGATTTTAAATCCTTTATGGATGGTAGGTATTGATCCTGAGTCTGATGGATTAAAAAAAGCAAAAGATGCTGGAATGAAAATAACCCATGAAGGTGTTGATGGTTTACTTCCCTTCATAAAAGAAGATGGAGTAAAAATTGCTTTTGATGCAACATCTGCTTATGTTCATGGAGAAAATAATAGAAAATTAGCTGAACAAGGAGTTATGGTTATTGACTTAACTCCTGCTGCTATTGGACCATTTTGTGTACCTTCTGTTAATATTGATGAATTATTAGCTCAAAATACACAAAATGTAAATATGGTAACTTGTGGTGGACAAGCAACTATTCCTATGGTTGCAGCTGTTTCTTCTGTTCAAGAAGTTGATTATGCTGAAATCATTGCAACTGTTGCTTCAAAATCAGCAGGTCCTGGAACAAGGGCTAATATTGATGAATTTACAGAAACAACAGCCCTTGGAATTGAAAAAGTTGGAAATGTAAAAAAAGGTAAAGCAATTATTATTTTAAATCCAGCGGAACCTCCACTTATGATGAGAGATACAGTTCATTGTCAAACAGTTGATGAGCCAAATAAAGAAGAAATTACAAAATCTGTTCAAGAAATGGTAAAAAAAATTCAGCAGTTTGTACCTGGATATAAGTTAAAAAATGGACCAGTATTTGATGGTAATAAAGTTTCTATCTTCCTTGAAGTGGAAGGATTAGGAGATTATTTACCAAAATATGCTGGAAACTTAGACATTATTACAGCAGCTGCAACAAACATAGCAGAAAAAATGGCTGAAAAAATTAAAGGAGCATAA
- the dmpE gene encoding 2-oxopent-4-enoate hydratase gives MAMNTEKIEKYGNELYEALKGNYTIEPISNREPDSTIEDAYAIQHHFLTRRLEDDKSKVIGKKIGVTSKVVMNMLGVHQPDFGYLLSDMIFNDGDVIDVTNKMIQPKAEGEIAFVLKEDLMGPGVTTADVLKATKFVMPCFEIVDSRIKDWKIKIQDTVADNASCGYMVFGGKGVDPRDVDLTTCGITLERNGELLHTGAGAAALGSPVNAVAWLANTLGSYGVGLKAGEVILSGALCAMVTIEAGDNMTINIGGIGSASCRFV, from the coding sequence ATGGCAATGAATACTGAAAAAATTGAAAAGTATGGAAATGAATTATATGAAGCATTAAAAGGAAACTATACAATTGAGCCAATCTCTAATAGAGAGCCAGACTCAACTATAGAAGATGCTTATGCAATTCAACACCATTTTTTAACTAGAAGATTAGAAGATGATAAATCAAAAGTCATTGGTAAAAAAATAGGTGTAACATCAAAAGTAGTTATGAATATGCTAGGTGTTCATCAGCCAGATTTTGGATATCTTTTATCAGATATGATTTTTAATGATGGTGATGTAATTGATGTAACAAATAAAATGATTCAACCAAAGGCAGAAGGTGAAATAGCTTTTGTTTTAAAAGAAGATTTAATGGGGCCAGGTGTAACAACAGCAGATGTTTTAAAAGCTACAAAGTTTGTTATGCCTTGTTTTGAAATAGTTGATTCTAGAATTAAAGATTGGAAAATCAAAATTCAAGATACAGTTGCAGATAATGCTTCTTGTGGTTATATGGTATTTGGTGGTAAAGGTGTTGACCCAAGAGATGTTGATTTAACTACTTGTGGAATAACTTTAGAAAGAAATGGTGAACTACTACATACAGGTGCAGGGGCAGCAGCTCTTGGAAGTCCTGTAAATGCAGTAGCTTGGCTTGCAAATACTCTAGGTTCTTATGGTGTTGGATTAAAAGCTGGAGAGGTTATTTTATCAGGAGCTTTATGTGCAATGGTAACCATTGAAGCAGGAGATAATATGACAATTAATATTGGTGGAATCGGTTCTGCTTCGTGTAGATTCGTATAA
- a CDS encoding 2-hydroxymuconic semialdehyde dehydrogenase, with translation MNKVQHYINGQFMDSSCGEFFENINPMNGKILSQVALGREDEVNAAVAAAKAALTGEWGQMKLNDRIAMMYEIANEIDRRFDDFLEAECLDTGKPYSIARHIDIPRGAANFKVFADTMKSHAEEVYKADTPDGRNMLNYSVRKPKGVIGVISPWNLPLLLMTWKVGPAMACGNTVVVKPSQVTPTTTSLLGEVMSKVGVPAGAYNVVQGKGSVTGNLLTSHKDVDAITFTGETKTGEMIMQACSHGVRDVSLELGGKNPAIVFADCDMEKAIRETTRSCFANSGQVCLGTERVYVQRPIFDEFVEKLKESASKLKLGQHNDESVDMGPVVSAAHRDKVLEFYDIAKKEGANIILGGGAPKMEGELANGFFVEPTIWTGLPEDATVVKEEVFGPCCHIAPFDTEEEVIKMANDTNYGLASTIFTENLDRAHRVASEIESGIVWINSWFLRDLRTPFGGMKGSGIGREGGHYSLEFYTELKNVCIKM, from the coding sequence ATGAATAAAGTACAACACTATATAAATGGACAATTTATGGATTCATCTTGTGGTGAATTCTTTGAAAATATAAATCCAATGAATGGAAAAATTTTATCTCAAGTGGCATTAGGTAGAGAAGATGAAGTTAATGCAGCAGTTGCTGCTGCTAAAGCTGCACTAACTGGCGAATGGGGCCAAATGAAGTTAAACGATAGAATAGCTATGATGTATGAAATAGCAAATGAAATCGATAGAAGATTTGATGATTTTTTAGAAGCTGAGTGTTTGGATACTGGTAAACCATACTCAATTGCTAGACATATTGATATTCCAAGAGGTGCTGCAAACTTCAAAGTATTTGCAGATACTATGAAATCTCATGCAGAAGAAGTATATAAAGCAGATACTCCTGATGGAAGAAATATGCTCAATTATAGTGTTAGAAAACCAAAAGGTGTAATAGGAGTAATCTCTCCTTGGAATCTACCTTTACTTCTTATGACTTGGAAAGTTGGTCCAGCAATGGCTTGTGGTAATACAGTAGTTGTAAAACCATCACAAGTTACACCAACTACTACATCACTTCTTGGTGAAGTTATGAGTAAAGTTGGAGTACCTGCTGGTGCCTATAATGTTGTTCAAGGTAAAGGAAGTGTTACTGGAAATTTACTAACTTCTCATAAAGATGTAGATGCAATTACTTTTACGGGTGAAACAAAAACTGGTGAAATGATTATGCAAGCTTGTTCTCATGGAGTTAGAGATGTATCATTAGAACTTGGTGGTAAAAACCCAGCTATTGTATTTGCTGATTGTGATATGGAAAAAGCTATTCGTGAAACTACAAGATCTTGTTTTGCAAATTCAGGACAAGTATGTTTAGGAACAGAAAGAGTTTATGTACAAAGACCTATCTTTGATGAATTTGTTGAAAAACTTAAAGAATCAGCTTCAAAATTAAAACTTGGGCAACACAATGATGAATCTGTAGATATGGGACCAGTAGTAAGTGCAGCTCATAGAGATAAAGTATTAGAATTTTATGATATTGCAAAAAAAGAGGGTGCAAATATAATTCTTGGTGGCGGAGCTCCTAAAATGGAAGGTGAATTAGCAAATGGTTTTTTTGTTGAACCAACTATTTGGACAGGTTTACCTGAAGATGCAACTGTAGTAAAAGAAGAGGTTTTTGGACCTTGTTGTCATATTGCACCTTTTGATACTGAAGAAGAGGTGATTAAAATGGCAAATGATACAAATTACGGTTTAGCGTCTACAATTTTCACAGAAAATTTAGATAGAGCCCATAGGGTTGCAAGTGAAATAGAATCTGGTATTGTATGGATTAATTCTTGGTTCTTAAGAGATTTAAGAACACCATTTGGTGGAATGAAAGGTTCTGGTATTGGTAGAGAAGGTGGACATTATTCACTTGAATTCTATACAGAATTAAAAAATGTATGTATAAAGATGTAA
- a CDS encoding GlcG/HbpS family heme-binding protein, translating into MNTIVEKTISRQAAMEACLCAVEKAEELKIAINVSVTDNKGLEMAFLRMENSFIHSIEIAKDKAYTSSSFGFPTAQWTTIFKSMPHLEQGFSNRERLIPFGGGMPIFEKGIKIGAIGVSGGTEEEDIICAKYAITKIGLENE; encoded by the coding sequence ATGAATACTATAGTTGAAAAAACTATATCAAGACAAGCGGCAATGGAAGCTTGTCTTTGTGCAGTTGAAAAAGCAGAAGAGTTAAAAATAGCAATTAATGTATCTGTTACTGATAATAAAGGCTTAGAGATGGCATTTTTAAGAATGGAAAACTCTTTTATTCATTCTATAGAAATTGCTAAAGACAAGGCTTATACCAGTTCAAGTTTTGGTTTTCCAACAGCTCAATGGACTACAATTTTCAAAAGTATGCCTCATTTGGAACAAGGATTTTCAAATAGGGAACGATTAATTCCTTTTGGAGGAGGGATGCCGATTTTTGAAAAAGGTATAAAAATAGGTGCAATTGGTGTTTCAGGTGGAACAGAAGAAGAAGATATTATTTGCGCAAAATACGCAATTACAAAAATAGGATTAGAAAATGAATAA
- a CDS encoding catechol 2,3-dioxygenase: MSGVMRLGHIDLNVLDIDKSRTYYENIMGMNVVREDDNGTLYLKCWDEWDKYSLILRPSEEATFNTAAYKVEKDSDIDDLKEKIEAYGVSTELLEAGVLAECGRSLKFTAPSGHIFHLYAEKTFVGKDVGDTNPRPWPFEGKGIKAHWIDHVLLMCEGPENVMAGTKFFQEVLEFNLAEQVCVGPEGSLQAATWLARTSTPHDIAFVAGPKTGMHHFAFFLDGWNDILRAADVMAMHDVKIDVTPQRHGITRGETIYFFDPSGHRLETFAGLGYLMQPDMPTVTWTEDELWRGIFYHTGIENGAFTTAYTLSAYK; this comes from the coding sequence ATGAGTGGAGTTATGAGACTTGGACATATTGACTTAAATGTTTTAGACATAGATAAGTCAAGAACTTATTATGAAAACATTATGGGTATGAACGTAGTAAGGGAAGATGATAATGGAACATTATATCTTAAGTGTTGGGATGAGTGGGATAAATATAGTTTAATTCTTAGACCAAGTGAAGAAGCTACTTTTAATACAGCAGCATATAAAGTTGAAAAAGATTCTGATATTGATGATTTAAAAGAAAAAATAGAAGCCTATGGAGTTTCAACAGAACTTTTAGAAGCAGGTGTTTTAGCTGAGTGTGGAAGATCATTAAAGTTTACTGCACCAAGTGGTCATATTTTTCATTTATACGCAGAAAAAACTTTTGTTGGAAAAGATGTAGGTGATACAAACCCAAGACCTTGGCCTTTTGAAGGAAAAGGAATAAAAGCCCATTGGATTGACCATGTTTTATTAATGTGCGAAGGTCCTGAGAACGTTATGGCGGGAACAAAGTTTTTTCAAGAAGTTTTAGAATTTAATTTAGCAGAACAAGTATGTGTAGGTCCAGAAGGTTCTTTACAAGCTGCAACATGGTTAGCAAGAACTTCTACTCCTCATGATATTGCTTTTGTTGCAGGACCTAAAACTGGTATGCATCATTTTGCATTCTTTCTAGATGGGTGGAATGATATTTTAAGAGCTGCTGATGTTATGGCTATGCATGATGTAAAAATAGATGTAACCCCTCAAAGACATGGAATAACAAGAGGAGAAACAATTTATTTCTTTGATCCATCTGGACATAGATTAGAAACCTTTGCAGGATTAGGTTATTTAATGCAACCAGATATGCCAACAGTTACCTGGACAGAAGATGAATTATGGAGAGGGATTTTCTACCATACAGGTATTGAAAATGGTGCATTTACAACAGCATATACTCTCTCTGCATATAAATAG
- a CDS encoding 2Fe-2S iron-sulfur cluster binding domain-containing protein, protein MKYNILVKDKARNHTCNENKNLMDGLSIYENLVPKGCHNGACGVCKIHISNGDYSKLKMNRKHISEEDENNNIVLACKVLPKTDMKIEFLPKTISNIDKNVYILGN, encoded by the coding sequence ATGAAATATAATATTTTGGTTAAAGATAAAGCTAGAAACCATACTTGTAATGAAAACAAAAACTTGATGGATGGATTAAGCATCTATGAAAATCTAGTTCCTAAAGGCTGTCATAATGGTGCCTGTGGTGTATGTAAAATTCATATTTCAAATGGAGATTATTCAAAATTAAAAATGAATAGAAAACATATCTCTGAAGAAGATGAAAACAATAACATTGTTTTAGCTTGTAAGGTTTTACCAAAAACAGATATGAAAATAGAATTCCTTCCTAAAACCATATCAAATATTGATAAAAATGTATATATCTTAGGAAACTAA
- a CDS encoding malate dehydrogenase — translation MRYKKVGIVGVGNVGSTIAYNLALKNICDEILLKDLREDFTKAMALDISQAASSVNSKTLIQDITKDEEFKACDIVVITAGVPRKPGMSRDDLLYTNAKIMNTIVQNIVKYNEDAILIIVSNPLDAMVYTALKVSKWTRNRVIGMAGILDSSRMAHFIKKKIGNKKVEAMVLGGHGDEMVPLIKETKVEGVSLDEVLNENEINDVLEKTKNGGLEIVKLLKNGSAYYAPAQGVILMLEAILENKEVILPCAVKLEGEFGYENVVTGVPIILGKSGAKKIIEKQLTKKEKEQFSSSISSVKTLIDKLEENSSN, via the coding sequence TTGAGATATAAAAAAGTTGGAATAGTAGGTGTTGGTAACGTTGGTTCTACGATTGCATATAATTTAGCATTGAAGAATATATGTGATGAAATTTTATTAAAAGATTTAAGAGAAGATTTTACAAAAGCAATGGCCCTTGATATTTCACAAGCAGCAAGTTCGGTTAACTCAAAAACTTTAATTCAAGACATAACGAAAGATGAAGAGTTTAAAGCTTGTGATATTGTTGTTATTACAGCAGGAGTTCCAAGAAAACCAGGAATGAGTAGAGATGATCTATTATATACAAATGCAAAAATAATGAATACAATTGTTCAAAATATTGTTAAATATAATGAAGATGCCATTTTAATAATAGTTTCAAATCCTTTAGATGCAATGGTTTATACCGCATTAAAAGTTTCTAAATGGACTAGAAATAGAGTAATAGGAATGGCAGGAATCTTAGATAGTTCAAGAATGGCACATTTTATAAAAAAGAAAATAGGAAATAAAAAAGTTGAAGCTATGGTTTTAGGTGGGCATGGGGATGAAATGGTTCCACTTATTAAAGAAACAAAAGTTGAAGGTGTTTCTTTGGATGAAGTTTTAAATGAAAATGAAATAAATGATGTTTTAGAAAAAACAAAAAATGGTGGTTTAGAAATAGTAAAACTATTAAAAAATGGTTCAGCTTATTATGCTCCAGCTCAAGGTGTTATTTTAATGTTAGAAGCAATACTAGAAAATAAAGAAGTAATTTTACCTTGTGCTGTTAAATTAGAAGGTGAATTTGGTTATGAAAATGTAGTTACTGGTGTACCTATTATTTTAGGTAAAAGTGGAGCAAAGAAAATTATAGAAAAACAACTAACAAAAAAAGAAAAAGAACAGTTTTCCAGCTCTATATCTTCTGTAAAAACTTTAATAGATAAATTAGAAGAGAATAGTTCAAATTAG
- a CDS encoding sensor histidine kinase — MLKNTFFLNTNKIAKRFSITYILVGLTGIFFLDKIINLILENNTISTNSILTFNILFIISTGIIIYLTINHMQKVIRNVEKAYNDLKQKEKDRLAPYEFSLDHSVDAIHWFTLDGKFIYVNEATCKMSGYTKEEFEHMYLEDVDPNFTRETSPNCMQDIKNTPNWRLESTHRRKDGSSYPVEVSGHAFTYNDKEYICAFARDMTQRIKNRNKITTINKELENSLKEKEILLKEIHHRVKNNMEIISSLLNMQAYKSDDKKFKDAMKESRSKIHSMALVHEFLYLGENLAFINVNEYIERLLEDIKELYISQNTHIQIDLNLDVMEFSINRCIQVGMLLHELCVNALKYAFKENRENLLCVHMRLIEDKIHIKIRDNGEGLKDIKELEKSESIGMQLVHSIVDFQLHGTIEFKNNNGLECNIIFPKKEIK, encoded by the coding sequence ATGCTTAAAAATACTTTCTTTTTAAATACAAATAAAATTGCAAAAAGATTTTCAATAACCTATATTTTGGTAGGTTTAACTGGTATATTTTTTTTAGATAAAATTATAAATCTTATTTTAGAGAATAATACTATTTCAACAAACAGTATCTTGACTTTTAATATTTTATTTATTATTTCTACTGGTATTATAATTTATTTAACCATTAATCATATGCAAAAAGTTATAAGAAATGTAGAAAAAGCTTATAATGACTTAAAACAAAAAGAAAAAGATAGATTAGCTCCTTATGAGTTTTCCCTTGACCACTCTGTAGATGCTATTCATTGGTTTACTTTAGATGGAAAATTTATTTATGTAAATGAAGCTACCTGTAAAATGTCTGGATATACAAAAGAAGAGTTTGAACATATGTACTTAGAAGATGTAGACCCAAATTTTACAAGAGAAACCTCACCTAATTGTATGCAAGATATAAAAAATACTCCAAATTGGCGTCTTGAATCAACACATAGAAGAAAAGATGGAAGTTCTTATCCTGTTGAAGTTTCTGGTCATGCCTTTACCTACAATGACAAAGAGTATATTTGTGCCTTTGCTAGAGATATGACACAAAGAATAAAAAATAGAAATAAAATTACAACTATAAATAAAGAACTAGAAAACTCTTTAAAAGAAAAAGAAATCTTATTAAAAGAGATACACCATAGGGTTAAAAATAATATGGAAATCATATCTTCTTTACTTAATATGCAAGCATACAAATCAGATGATAAAAAGTTTAAAGATGCAATGAAAGAAAGCCGTAGTAAGATTCATTCAATGGCATTAGTTCATGAGTTTTTATACCTTGGAGAAAACCTTGCCTTTATAAATGTAAATGAATATATAGAAAGATTGCTTGAAGACATTAAAGAGTTATATATTTCACAAAACACTCATATTCAAATTGATTTAAATCTTGATGTTATGGAGTTTTCAATAAATAGATGTATTCAAGTTGGAATGTTACTACATGAATTATGTGTAAATGCTTTAAAATATGCCTTTAAAGAAAATAGAGAAAATCTCTTATGCGTACATATGAGATTGATAGAAGATAAAATTCATATAAAAATAAGAGATAATGGAGAAGGTCTTAAAGATATAAAAGAACTTGAAAAATCTGAATCTATAGGAATGCAATTAGTTCATTCAATAGTAGATTTTCAACTTCATGGAACAATAGAGTTTAAAAATAATAATGGTTTAGAATGTAATATTATTTTCCCAAAAAAGGAGATTAAATGA